A region of Planococcus sp. MSAK28401 DNA encodes the following proteins:
- a CDS encoding polysaccharide deacetylase family protein, with amino-acid sequence MIKKIFIWTTIIALISLFFLSRKDLFVEAFSEDKPAMSFPEKLIEDGCLGLNYHRVQNDDLLVKSARSVLQTNELVQYSVLQSEFKAQIDALVAADANFLNEEQLLKAKASGDFPEKCVWISFDDIDVSVYENAFPILKEANVPFTLFVIAGQVGNKDFSNLEMSTWDQLREMKNSGLADFGSHTFDMHRFEGDTPVFLVPEQIDAFKKDLKKSVETIESELGVKVKSFAYPYGNTNERVVRVLKEQGLEAGHILAPQTIRTSDDNYWINRIIVNQTTFDDVLLPYLENN; translated from the coding sequence TTGATCAAAAAGATCTTTATTTGGACGACCATTATCGCATTAATTAGCTTGTTTTTCCTATCGCGAAAAGACCTTTTCGTCGAGGCTTTCTCAGAAGACAAGCCCGCCATGTCCTTCCCTGAAAAATTGATCGAAGACGGCTGTCTCGGATTGAATTACCACCGTGTCCAAAACGATGATTTGCTTGTTAAATCGGCACGCAGTGTGCTGCAAACCAACGAGCTGGTGCAATACAGCGTGCTGCAAAGTGAATTTAAAGCACAAATCGATGCTTTGGTGGCAGCAGATGCGAACTTTTTGAACGAAGAACAATTATTGAAAGCGAAAGCGAGTGGCGACTTTCCTGAAAAATGCGTATGGATTTCATTTGATGATATCGATGTCTCGGTTTATGAAAATGCTTTTCCGATCTTAAAAGAAGCAAATGTTCCCTTTACCTTGTTCGTCATTGCAGGGCAAGTCGGCAATAAGGACTTCAGCAACTTGGAAATGTCCACTTGGGACCAGTTGCGGGAGATGAAAAACAGCGGATTGGCTGATTTTGGCTCCCACACTTTTGATATGCATCGCTTCGAAGGCGATACACCCGTCTTTTTGGTCCCCGAGCAAATTGATGCGTTCAAAAAAGATTTGAAAAAAAGCGTCGAAACGATCGAATCCGAACTCGGTGTTAAAGTAAAAAGTTTCGCTTATCCTTACGGCAACACCAACGAACGGGTGGTTCGCGTATTGAAGGAGCAAGGGCTTGAAGCCGGCCACATTCTAGCTCCCCAAACCATCCGAACATCAGATGACAATTATTGGATCAACCGGATCATCGTCAATCAAACCACTTTTGACGACGTCCTGCTTCCTTATTTGGAAAATAACTAA
- a CDS encoding AEC family transporter, with translation MVVTEIINVILPVFILLGIGFFVGRFMDIEKKPVSDLCIYVFSPALFFHSVTTSSLDLGDLGRIVLFAVLLFVLFAVLIQLLGIVFRWNLSYRNTMMLASAFPNTGNYGLPIVLFAFGDEGMAIAIIYVVMQSLLMNSAGIFYASNHADVSKKAIFITIIRMPGFIAITIGLVLKIAGIAVPEAIGNATGLLGQAAVPVLLTLLGITLASIQIKTVLKFIGTAAVLKLAAFPAIAFVLLAWLYPGGSLEAKVLLISAATPAAATTTLLAIKFDMNPDMVSSAMFVSTLASIVTIPVLLLIL, from the coding sequence GTGGTTGTTACGGAAATCATCAATGTCATTTTGCCGGTCTTTATTTTGCTCGGCATCGGTTTTTTTGTCGGCCGATTCATGGATATAGAAAAGAAGCCGGTGTCGGATTTGTGCATTTACGTGTTCAGCCCGGCGTTGTTTTTCCATTCCGTCACGACATCTTCATTGGATTTGGGGGATTTGGGGCGGATTGTGTTGTTTGCCGTCTTGTTATTCGTCTTGTTTGCGGTGCTGATTCAGCTTCTCGGCATCGTATTTAGATGGAATTTATCGTACCGCAACACGATGATGCTCGCGAGCGCGTTTCCGAATACCGGGAATTACGGCTTGCCGATCGTGTTGTTCGCCTTTGGGGACGAAGGGATGGCCATCGCCATTATTTACGTCGTCATGCAATCTTTGCTGATGAATTCGGCTGGCATCTTTTATGCTTCGAACCATGCGGATGTGTCCAAGAAGGCGATTTTTATTACCATCATCCGCATGCCCGGGTTTATTGCCATCACCATCGGGCTGGTTCTAAAAATAGCGGGCATCGCGGTTCCTGAGGCGATTGGGAATGCGACGGGCTTGCTTGGGCAGGCGGCGGTGCCGGTGCTGTTGACGCTGCTCGGAATCACCTTGGCATCGATTCAGATCAAAACCGTGTTGAAGTTTATCGGTACGGCGGCCGTGCTGAAATTGGCTGCGTTCCCGGCGATCGCGTTCGTGCTGTTGGCCTGGCTGTATCCGGGCGGGTCACTGGAAGCAAAAGTGCTGCTCATTTCTGCGGCGACTCCGGCAGCTGCCACGACGACGCTGTTGGCTATCAAATTCGATATGAACCCGGATATGGTGTCGAGCGCGATGTTCGTCAGCACCTTGGCGAGCATCGTTACCATTCCGGTCTTGCTGTTGATCCTTTAA
- a CDS encoding 2-hydroxycarboxylate transporter family protein has protein sequence MKETNKIPPQLPARNLKDKFTIFNMPILWFGVFAVIAIYAMYTENLPAGMIGALLITMVLGELLGWFGNHMPIVRTFLGGGAIVAIFGSAYMVYSGLMPESTTAGITEFMKDGDFLNFYIAALITGSILGMESKILVKAGVRYALPLLAAVAGAVGLAALVGMVLGFSVQEAVLVIAMPIMGGGMGAGAVPMSQVYSEMLGNEPGYYLSILVPALALGNVFAIILASVLNLIGDKYPSLTGNGQLIRNFHYEKKETPSYDLAKMGIGVLAAVSFYILGNLLGDFIPLHPYAIMIVLVAALKVANVMPEIIVEGASQWYEFVARNWTNALLVGIGVAYTDLEAVLNALSIQYVLIVLAVVIGAVIGAGVVGKFMGFYPIEAAITAGLCMANMGGTGDVAVLSAARRMELMPFAQISSRLGGALILLLASIFIPFFI, from the coding sequence ATGAAGGAAACAAACAAGATCCCGCCGCAGTTGCCGGCGAGAAATTTGAAAGACAAATTCACGATTTTCAATATGCCGATTCTATGGTTCGGGGTTTTCGCAGTTATTGCGATTTACGCGATGTATACCGAAAACTTGCCGGCCGGCATGATCGGCGCATTGCTCATTACCATGGTGCTCGGTGAATTATTGGGCTGGTTCGGCAATCATATGCCGATCGTCCGCACATTCCTTGGAGGCGGCGCGATTGTCGCTATTTTCGGATCCGCCTATATGGTCTATAGTGGGCTTATGCCTGAAAGTACGACAGCAGGAATTACGGAATTCATGAAAGACGGCGATTTCCTCAACTTCTATATTGCGGCTTTGATTACCGGCAGTATTTTAGGGATGGAATCGAAGATCTTGGTAAAAGCGGGCGTTCGCTACGCCTTGCCATTGCTCGCTGCGGTGGCAGGAGCGGTTGGACTGGCTGCCTTAGTCGGAATGGTATTGGGCTTCAGTGTCCAGGAAGCGGTGCTCGTCATCGCCATGCCGATCATGGGCGGCGGCATGGGGGCAGGCGCTGTGCCGATGTCCCAAGTCTATTCGGAAATGCTTGGCAATGAGCCCGGGTATTACCTATCGATTTTAGTGCCGGCTTTGGCACTCGGCAATGTCTTCGCCATCATTTTGGCGAGTGTATTGAACTTGATTGGCGATAAATACCCGAGTTTGACGGGGAATGGCCAGCTGATCCGCAATTTCCATTACGAGAAAAAAGAAACGCCGAGCTACGATTTGGCCAAAATGGGCATCGGCGTCTTGGCTGCTGTATCGTTCTATATTTTAGGAAACTTATTGGGTGATTTTATCCCGCTTCATCCATACGCGATCATGATCGTTTTGGTGGCAGCGCTCAAAGTTGCCAACGTCATGCCGGAAATTATCGTAGAAGGCGCGAGCCAGTGGTATGAGTTTGTGGCGCGCAACTGGACCAATGCGTTGTTGGTCGGCATTGGGGTCGCGTATACGGACCTTGAAGCCGTGCTCAATGCCTTGAGCATCCAATACGTGCTCATCGTCTTGGCAGTCGTCATCGGTGCCGTCATCGGTGCCGGTGTGGTCGGGAAGTTCATGGGCTTCTACCCGATCGAAGCGGCCATCACAGCAGGGCTATGTATGGCGAATATGGGCGGAACGGGCGATGTCGCAGTGCTGTCTGCGGCAAGACGCATGGAATTGATGCCATTTGCGCAAATTTCGTCCCGTCTCGGCGGCGCGTTGATCTTATTATTGGCCAGTATATTTATACCGTTTTTCATTTAA
- a CDS encoding alpha/beta hydrolase, producing the protein MSHTQEELTARLQENTTHSKKEKLVIINKEIPFEEESRGLDPRVKEFLTNEADPHGRRPLEIDDLEITRKRVELNNKDLSSGIRSEALEIPMEDHEVSLNIYNRTTEKKPVLVYLHGGGFFERDMDVMENICKFLAQEAHAVVVGVEYRLAPEYPYQDGLNDCLGTVRYIYENPEKFNVDVDQIGLVGDSVGGNLALGVHQLSLEEKWNICYIGMLCPLVDLSDISRNTWNINHYDMSKDAELIRQELVTMKDSLSFIQALYLTNLEDMFLPLVSPLLRADKTNLPPTTIVTAEFDFLRIQGEEFSAQLLEAEVPVRHFKYKGMDHAFVRKLGYYPQSADAIKEVSRHFLEVLQK; encoded by the coding sequence ATGAGCCATACGCAAGAAGAGCTAACCGCAAGATTACAGGAAAATACAACACATTCAAAAAAAGAGAAATTAGTCATCATTAATAAGGAAATTCCTTTTGAAGAAGAGAGCCGCGGTTTAGACCCCCGAGTAAAAGAATTCCTTACTAATGAAGCCGATCCACATGGCAGGCGCCCACTCGAAATCGACGACCTGGAGATTACCCGAAAAAGAGTCGAACTCAATAATAAAGATTTAAGCAGTGGAATTCGTTCGGAAGCGTTAGAAATACCGATGGAGGATCATGAAGTTTCCTTAAACATCTATAACCGGACAACAGAAAAAAAGCCAGTCCTCGTTTACCTTCATGGAGGAGGTTTTTTCGAACGGGATATGGACGTGATGGAAAACATCTGCAAGTTCCTAGCGCAAGAAGCCCATGCTGTAGTAGTGGGGGTGGAATACCGCTTGGCACCGGAGTACCCTTATCAGGACGGCTTGAACGACTGTCTCGGAACCGTGCGATATATTTATGAAAATCCCGAAAAGTTTAATGTTGATGTTGATCAGATAGGCCTTGTGGGAGATAGCGTCGGGGGGAATCTTGCTCTGGGAGTGCATCAATTAAGTTTAGAGGAGAAATGGAACATATGTTATATAGGCATGCTCTGCCCGCTGGTGGATTTATCGGACATCTCAAGAAACACGTGGAATATAAACCATTATGATATGTCGAAGGATGCCGAGTTGATTCGCCAGGAACTGGTGACCATGAAAGATTCTCTAAGTTTCATTCAGGCGCTCTATCTCACTAATTTAGAAGATATGTTTCTGCCGCTTGTTTCCCCTCTACTGCGTGCAGATAAGACCAACTTGCCGCCTACGACGATTGTGACAGCTGAGTTCGATTTTTTGCGAATTCAAGGTGAAGAGTTTTCCGCCCAATTGCTGGAAGCAGAAGTTCCCGTCCGGCATTTTAAATATAAAGGAATGGATCATGCATTTGTCAGAAAGCTCGGCTACTACCCTCAATCGGCCGACGCAATCAAAGAAGTTTCCCGCCATTTTTTAGAAGTGCTGCAAAAATAA
- a CDS encoding response regulator yields MIKVMIVEDDPMVAALNRQFVERMDGFEVIGTAGNAQQAIAILAESDIDLVLLDIHMPGLTGIEFLHMLREQQQDLDVILITAASEIQQIQHALRLGTSDYLIKPFEFSRFQEALLQYQNNFHKLHDNKQISQQEIDSLLGRKQQSPSPSATVQHLPKGLTKTTLQTIQQVILSNEAAVFSTDELAQSAHISRVSVRKYLKFLSAIGYLQEDLTYGVGRPIYQYRVNPQGASRLDPYL; encoded by the coding sequence ATGATTAAAGTAATGATAGTAGAAGATGACCCAATGGTGGCTGCGTTGAACCGGCAATTCGTCGAGCGCATGGACGGTTTTGAGGTGATCGGCACCGCTGGAAATGCCCAGCAGGCCATCGCGATACTGGCGGAGTCGGATATCGATTTGGTGTTGCTCGACATCCACATGCCGGGATTGACCGGCATCGAATTTTTGCATATGCTCCGTGAACAACAGCAGGACCTCGATGTCATCTTGATCACGGCGGCCTCTGAAATCCAGCAAATTCAGCACGCCTTAAGGCTTGGTACTTCCGATTATTTGATCAAGCCCTTCGAGTTCAGCCGTTTCCAGGAAGCGCTCCTGCAATACCAAAATAATTTCCATAAATTGCACGATAATAAACAAATCAGCCAGCAGGAAATCGACAGCCTGCTCGGCAGAAAACAGCAGTCCCCGTCTCCATCAGCGACTGTCCAGCATTTGCCGAAAGGGCTGACCAAAACGACCTTGCAAACCATCCAGCAAGTGATCCTGTCGAACGAAGCTGCGGTGTTTTCGACAGATGAACTGGCGCAGTCGGCCCACATTTCCAGGGTGTCGGTTCGGAAATACCTAAAATTCCTCAGCGCTATCGGCTATTTGCAGGAAGACTTGACCTACGGGGTAGGGCGGCCCATCTATCAATACCGGGTAAATCCCCAGGGGGCCAGCCGCCTTGATCCATATCTATAA